A stretch of Plasmodium chabaudi chabaudi strain AS genome assembly, chromosome: 14 DNA encodes these proteins:
- a CDS encoding kinesin-13, putative — MLKKTMQQKRQSVGKNKNEIYPQKSMNVGQKSKSKSKGSNGKIKVVVRKRPINENEKRKKDSDIVTVKDNHTICIDEPRYKVDMTKYIERHEFIVDKVFDETVDNLTVYQYSIKPLIIDLFENNCVCSCFAYGQTGSGKTYTMLGSQPYGQSNCPGIFQYASEDIFNLLNAYNHDNSKGIFISFYEIYCGKLYDLLQKRKMVAALENGKKEVVVKDLKILRVINKEELIQKMIEGVMLRKIGVNSQNDESSRSHAILNIDLKDINKNISLGKIAFIDLAGSERGADTIAQNKQTQTDGANINRSLLALKECIRAMDSDKNHIPFRDSELTKVLRDIFVGKSKSIMIANISPTISSCEQTLNTLRYSSRVKNFKTKPMANDGDDTANDPNSSIHTMSYYKSSELNYSSTENFTMKSNSLMSSKPDSKSIELRDKTNDKSNKKMQKNVCDNNVKHSNKNRVNTIKKNNTIPRKNYTFSDTSDFSSLDDMNYNLNNSEKTLFTNSKSLNQQKIKSRNSCDTINSKAKKNDMQVLRHSVGSKLTNFSHEKNISKENEFSKNAINQSKNILFNGNTVNKVSSISSIGNPNMMGYEINRIGSTSRIDNPLNNNDSLMHGNINITKKVKEASRESDNMFFDAVSHPTDNKINIYSNNKNYKFGYSNSNSIINDNINNNDSSISIGIKKRFIKGTSLLTNDGSDNNSVVFQNDELNAGSSSFSNWENNINCENNNMIDFNMRNISLAEVNMDGIKSSSNNNLNICNNTENMETIQNSQINSNAIRSIELSKNSNYQVIDETNTDNNLSNDEYLKQFQKSGSNNILGNCISSLNIADLYEDTQNILNNVLLSKYKANRDDVIKKYINEDISNMNLEQLDKYVQLIYEKKKAILNKLLFLFKKNVDIQTNNEISDLKKDLVMCHICSNNPDDQFHFYAYSRLEKDIINLIMLRQLWCESENLRQLHQYLMTEYQTKSANSILFNLQPSNANKNFLESPQSIGADLNMSKTLNMKNKVTK, encoded by the exons ATGCTTAAGAAGACAATGCAGCAGAAAAGACAGTCCGTTGGGAAGAATAAa AATGAAATATACCCGCAGAAAAGCATGAATGTAGGCCAAAAATCCAAGAGCAAATCGAAAGGCTCTAATGGTAAAATCAAAGTGGTAGTACGGAAAAGGcctataaatgaaaatgagaaaagaaaaaaagatagTGATATAGTAACTGTAAAAGATAATCATACAATATGTATTGATGAACCTAGATATAAAGTCGATatgacaaaatatattgaaagACATGAATTTATAGTTGATAAAGTATTTGATGAAACAGTAGACAATTTAACTGTATATCAGTATAGTATAAAGCCATTAATAattgatttatttgaaaataattgtgTATGCTCTTGCTTTGCTTATGGGCAAACAGGTAGTGGTAAGACATACACTATGTTAGGGTCACAGCCATATGGCCAAAGCAATTGCCCTGGTATTTTTCAGTACGCTTCAgaagatatatttaatttattaaatgcatataatcaTGATAATAGTAAaggtatatttatttcattttatgaaatatattgtggaaaattatatgatttattacaaaaaagaaaaatggtAGCAGCTTTAGAAAATGGTAAAAAAGAAGTTGTTGTAaaagatttaaaaattttaagagtcataaataaagaagaattaatacaaaaaatgatagaAGGAGTTATGTTAAGAAAGATTGGAGTTAATTCACAAAATGATGAATCATCAAGATCTCATgctatattaaatatagatttaaaagatataaataaaaatatatctttagGTAAAATTGCATTTATAGACTTAGCAGGTAGTGAAAGAGGAGCTGATACAATTGctcaaaataaacaaacaCAAACAGATGGAGCAAATATTAATAGATCATTATTAGCATTAAAAGAATGTATTCGAGCTATGGATTCAGATAAAAATCATATACCTTTTAGAGATTCTGAATTAACGAAAGTATTAAGAGATATATTTGTTGGGAAATCTAAAAGTATTATGATTGCTAATATATCACCAACTATTAGTTCGTGTGAGCAAACCTTAAATACTTTAAGATACTCATCTCGagttaaaaattttaaaacaaagcCTATGGCCAATGATGGTGATGATACAGCAAATGATCCCAATAGCTCAATTCATACCATGTCTTATTATAAAAGTTCAGAGCTTAACTACTCTAGTACTGAAAATTTTACCATGAAATCAAATAGTTTAATGTCTAGTAAGCCGGACTCAAAATCCATCGAACTTAGGGACAAAACTAACGAcaaaagtaataaaaagatgcaaaaaaatgtttgtgataataatgtaaaacATAGTAACAAAAATCGTgtaaatacaataaaaaaaaataataccaTTCCTcgtaaaaattatactttTTCAGATACATCGGACTTTTCATCACTTGATGACATGAATTATAACCTTAACAATTCTGAAAAGACCCTATTTACAAATAGTAAAAGTTTAAatcaacaaaaaataaaaagtagaAATAGTTGTGATACTATTAATAGCAAAGCGAAGAAAAATGATATGCAGGTTTTACGGCATAGTGTAGGAAGTAAACTTACAAATTTTTctcatgaaaaaaatatatctaaagaaaatgaattttcaaaaaatgcaaTTAATCAATCTAAAAATATCCTATTCAATGGTAATACTGTAAATAAAGTAAGCAGTATAAGTAGTATTGGAAACCCAAATATGATGggatatgaaataaatagaaTAGGTAGTACAAGCAGGATAGACAACCCtcttaataataatgattctTTAATGCAtggaaatattaatataactaAAAAGGTAAAAGAAGCTTCGAGAGAAAGTGACAATATGTTTTTTGATGCTGTTTCTCATCCAactgataataaaattaatatatatagtaacaataaaaattataaattcgGATACAGTAATAGTAACAGTATTATTAATgacaatataaataataatgatagtTCGATATCTATTGGAATCAAAAAAAGATTTATAAAGGGAACAAGTCTTTTAACTAATGATGGGTCTGATAATAATTCGGTTGTTTTTCAAAACGATGAATTAAATGCTGGATCTTCATCTTTTAGTAATtgggaaaataatataaattgtgaaaataataatatgatcgATTTCAATATGAGAAATATCAGCTTGGCAGAGGTAAATATGGATGGAATCAAATCGagttcaaataataatttaaatatttgtaataataCTGAAAATATGGAAACTATTCAGAATAGCCAAATTAATAGTAATGCAATAAGGAGTATAGAATTGAGTAAAAACTCAAACTATCAAGTAATCGATGAAACAAATACAGacaataatttatcaaatgatgaatatttaaaacaatttcaaaaaagtggaagtaataatattcttGGTAACTGTATTAGTTCATTAAATATTGCTGACCTTTATGAAGATACACAAAATATACTTAACAATGTCTTACtgtcaaaatataaagcaAATAGAGAtgatgtaataaaaaaatatattaacgaAGATATTAGTAATATGAATTTAGAACAATTAGATAAATATGTtcaattaatatatgaaaaaaaaaaagctattttaaataagctactttttttatttaaaaaaaatgtagatatacaaacaaataatgaaattagCGATTTGAAAAAAGATCTCGTTATGTGTCATATATGCAGTAATAATCCGGATGATcaattccatttttatgcatatagtagattagaaaaagatattattaatttaataatgttaAGGCAATTATGGTGTGAGTCAGAAAACCTAAGACAATTACACCAATATTTGATGACTGAGTATCAAACTAAATCAGCTAATTCGATCTTATTCAATCTTCAACCTTCtaatgcaaataaaaattttttggaAAGCCCACAAAGCATTGGCGCAGATCTCAATATGTCCAAAActttaaatatgaaaaataaagtaacGAAGTAG
- a CDS encoding NEDD8-conjugating enzyme UBC12, putative → MSNEGEKKLKPFELILQKELLDLDEMKGVELFQVNHEDLKEIGVSITSQDGFFRNKTVKFIIKFKDTYPITPPKISCLNKIFHPNIDENGNVCLNVLKLDWNPIINLQMLILGLILLLNEPSTNDPFNADAANVLKNDKQKFIEINNALFCETN, encoded by the exons ATGAGTAATGAAGGTGAAAAGAAACTAAAACCATTTGAACTCATACTTCAAAAAG AGTTACTGGATTTAGACGAAATGAAAGGAGTCGAATTATTTCAAGTTAACCATGAAGACTTGAAAGAAATTGGAGTATCCATAACATCACAAGATGGattttttagaaataaAACTGTTAAGtttatcataaaatttaaggATACATATCCTATTACACCACCAAAAATTTCATGTCTCAACAAG ATTTTTCATCCAAATATTGATGAAAATGGGAATGTATGcttaaatgttttaaaactCGATTGGAACCCAATCataaatttacaaatgCTAATATTAGGattaattcttttattaaat GAGCCTTCAACTAATGACCCCTTTAATGCAGACGCCgcaaatgttttaaaaaatgataagcAAAAATTTATCGAAATAAACAATGCTTTATTTTGCGaaacaaattaa
- a CDS encoding 50S ribosomal protein L3, mitochondrial, putative — MNNILIKNRKNPIFFSILKIREKRTFYASKWIRRLQLLNEKYNYKIDKEEEVEYEEKKNDDKIEKVYPLWNSRRTGLLGYKVGCMSIWDIWGVKHAVTVVKIDNCYVLNQKNITKNGYEALEVGIGNMNVIKQSKNNIGNYIKRRLGFIHKIREFKCTSDCFLPVQHKFSARHFSPGQNLFISSSIKNKGFCGAMQKWNFSGKNQSHGTESKAHRSLGSVSMGKTINIVFRNKKMNTHIGEKSLVKCSNNKLFRINSLKNLLFIKGTIGGYKNKIIKISDAKGRAFNKFKNKIYLYYPTFIYKKNKKYKNVIDMPHSVEDPFLYNEIPLYEPENK, encoded by the coding sequence atgaataatattttaattaaaaataggaaaaatcctattttttttagtattttaaaaataagagaaaaaagaaCATTTTATGCTTCAAAATGGATAAGAAGATTgcaattattaaatgagaaatataattataagatTGATAAAGAGGAGGAAGTTgaatatgaagaaaaaaaaaatgatgataaaatcGAAAAAGTATACCCTTTATGGAATAGTAGAAGAACTGGTTTGTTAGGATATAAAGTTGGGTGTATGAGTATATGGGATATATGGGGAGTTAAGCATGCAGTTACTGTTGTGAAAATTGATAATTGCTACGttttaaatcaaaaaaatataactaaAAATGGTTATGAAGCATTAGAGGTTGGTATTGGTAATATGAATGTTATAAAacaaagtaaaaataatataggaaattatattaaaagacgTCTTGgatttattcataaaataagaGAATTTAAATGTACTAGTGATTGTTTTTTACCTGTACAGCATAAATTTTCTGCTAGACATTTTTCTCCTGGTCAGAACTTATTTATTAGTTCgagtataaaaaacaaagggTTTTGTGGGGCCATGCAAAAATGGAATTTTAGTGGAAAAAATCAATCCCATGGAACAGAAAGTAAAGCACATCGAAGTTTAGGTAGTGTATCAATGGGAAAAACAATTAATATCGTttttagaaataaaaaaatgaatacaCATATAGGAGAAAAAAGTTTAGTAAAATGTAGTAACAACAAATTATTCCGAATTAATAgtcttaaaaatttattatttattaaaggAACTATTGGAggttacaaaaataaaattattaaaatatctGATGCAAAAGGAAGagcatttaataaatttaaaaataaaatatatttatattatccaacttttatttataaaaaaaataaaaaatataaaaatgttatagaTATGCCACATAGTGTTGAAGACCCATTTCTCTACAATGAAATACCGTTGTATGAGCCTGAAAATAAGTAG